In Halorubrum sp. PV6, a single window of DNA contains:
- a CDS encoding type IV pilin — protein MKKVGELDNRAATSVVGVILLVAITVILASIIGVAAFGFTADIKDRPAFAGLELSFEEAPAAKPQYKEFRWDITLTNIAGDTARADEIVVYLDHGDQRVTGTLNRSLSPGETVELTLVHNNQDGDTIPEDLSCGDVNVACRLAGDPGNFPETDQIQLRMVHEPSGSLLYREQIEISGNYGIYNGNQGSIAITDETLTFA, from the coding sequence ATGAAGAAAGTGGGAGAACTCGACAATCGCGCCGCCACGTCGGTCGTCGGGGTCATCCTGCTCGTCGCGATCACCGTCATCCTGGCTTCCATCATCGGCGTGGCCGCGTTCGGATTCACCGCAGACATCAAGGACCGACCCGCGTTCGCCGGGCTCGAACTGTCCTTCGAAGAAGCGCCCGCCGCGAAGCCGCAGTACAAGGAGTTCCGGTGGGACATCACGCTCACGAACATCGCCGGGGACACGGCGCGGGCCGACGAGATCGTGGTGTACTTAGATCACGGCGATCAGCGAGTCACCGGCACGCTCAACCGATCGCTCAGCCCGGGGGAGACCGTCGAGTTGACCCTCGTCCACAACAACCAGGACGGGGACACGATCCCGGAGGACCTCTCCTGTGGGGACGTCAACGTCGCGTGTCGGCTGGCCGGCGACCCGGGCAACTTCCCCGAGACGGACCAGATCCAACTCCGGATGGTACACGAACCGTCGGGCTCGCTCCTCTACCGAGAGCAGATCGAGATCTCTGGCAACTACGGGATCTACAACGGCAACCAGGGGAGTATCGCGATCACGGACGAGACGCTGACGTTCGCCTGA
- a CDS encoding HAMP domain-containing sensor histidine kinase — MSSDSPTTLEPEFFAKMVESVGVGVGIYGEDGRYTYVNQSYADLFGVTPSALIGRPLWEVVPAIEAADFDEYWESFEDGDTREAETRHTHNGHTVPVATVTTQRSIGGTSYHFGTIKDISVRKAREQEIERQNERLENFASIVSHDLRNPLNVAQGYIEMLQEDVSRDELRLVDNALDRMGVLITELLELAQSDREIGEVTSVALTAIAEDAWRNVSTPEAELDIPFGDRRVMADESRLQQLFENLFRNAVEHGGSDVRVTVAATDDGFSVADDGPGIPRGKRDRVFETGYTTEGTGTGFGLSIVQQIVAGHNWEVRIGESADGGARFEIAGVEFDE; from the coding sequence ATGTCATCTGATTCTCCAACTACCCTAGAGCCCGAATTCTTCGCGAAGATGGTCGAGTCCGTCGGTGTGGGCGTCGGTATCTACGGCGAAGACGGGCGATACACCTACGTCAACCAGTCGTACGCCGACCTGTTCGGCGTCACGCCGTCGGCGCTGATCGGACGACCGCTGTGGGAGGTCGTTCCGGCGATCGAAGCGGCCGATTTCGACGAGTACTGGGAGTCGTTCGAGGACGGTGACACGCGGGAGGCGGAGACGAGACACACCCACAACGGGCACACCGTTCCCGTCGCGACCGTCACGACGCAGCGCTCGATCGGCGGCACGTCGTACCACTTCGGGACGATCAAAGATATCTCGGTCCGGAAAGCCCGAGAACAGGAGATCGAGCGCCAGAACGAACGGCTCGAGAACTTCGCGAGCATCGTCTCGCACGACCTCCGGAACCCGTTGAACGTCGCGCAAGGGTACATCGAGATGCTCCAAGAGGACGTCAGTCGGGACGAGCTACGGCTCGTCGACAACGCGCTCGACCGGATGGGGGTACTGATAACCGAGCTGCTGGAACTCGCACAGAGCGACCGCGAGATCGGCGAGGTGACCTCGGTCGCGTTGACGGCGATCGCGGAGGACGCTTGGCGCAACGTGAGTACCCCGGAGGCGGAACTCGACATCCCCTTCGGGGATCGGCGCGTGATGGCCGACGAGTCGCGTCTCCAGCAGCTCTTCGAGAACCTGTTCCGGAACGCGGTCGAACACGGGGGCTCGGACGTCCGCGTGACCGTCGCGGCGACCGACGACGGGTTCTCCGTGGCCGACGACGGACCGGGAATCCCGCGCGGCAAGCGCGACCGCGTCTTCGAGACCGGGTACACGACCGAGGGGACGGGCACCGGGTTCGGGCTGAGCATCGTCCAACAGATCGTCGCCGGACACAACTGGGAGGTACGGATTGGGGAGAGCGCCGACGGCGGAGCGCGGTTCGAGATAGCGGGCGTCGAATTCGACGAGTAG
- the thiM gene encoding hydroxyethylthiazole kinase, which yields MTGDEPLAAGGSAPVDPAGLDLAEARATVREATPLVNALTNAVTVNDVANATLHWGGLPVMSDDDREVASMVAGAQGLLLNMGTVSEASEAAMMTAGDAAAEHGVPVVVDPVGAGATPTRDRVAERLVTELSPAVVSGNYGEIAAIAGEDAEVRGVESVGDHADIAETAVACARETGAVVVASGETDVVATGGRAFEVRSGDPMMGRVVGTGCLLGVTLATFAAAIDDPLEASLAGTLAFGLAGEAAAAEAFGAYHGPSSYLTTFLDAIAGHEPTTDPADRTREVIA from the coding sequence ATGACCGGCGACGAGCCGCTCGCGGCGGGCGGTTCGGCCCCGGTCGACCCGGCTGGACTCGACCTCGCGGAGGCGCGCGCGACGGTCCGGGAGGCGACGCCGCTGGTGAACGCGCTCACCAACGCGGTGACCGTCAACGACGTGGCGAACGCGACCCTCCACTGGGGAGGGCTGCCGGTGATGTCGGACGACGACCGCGAGGTGGCGAGCATGGTGGCCGGCGCGCAGGGGCTGCTGCTTAACATGGGAACGGTGAGCGAGGCGAGCGAGGCGGCGATGATGACGGCCGGCGACGCGGCGGCCGAGCACGGCGTCCCCGTCGTCGTCGACCCCGTCGGTGCCGGGGCGACGCCGACGCGCGACCGCGTCGCGGAGCGACTCGTGACGGAGCTCTCGCCGGCGGTCGTCAGCGGCAACTACGGTGAGATCGCCGCGATCGCGGGCGAGGACGCCGAAGTCCGCGGTGTCGAGTCGGTCGGCGACCACGCCGACATCGCGGAGACGGCCGTGGCCTGCGCCCGTGAGACCGGCGCGGTCGTCGTCGCCAGCGGCGAGACCGACGTGGTCGCCACCGGCGGTCGCGCGTTCGAGGTCCGGTCGGGCGACCCGATGATGGGGCGCGTCGTCGGCACCGGCTGTCTGCTGGGCGTCACGCTCGCGACGTTCGCGGCCGCGATCGACGACCCGCTGGAGGCGTCGCTCGCGGGCACGCTCGCGTTCGGGCTCGCCGGCGAGGCGGCCGCGGCCGAAGCGTTCGGAGCGTACCACGGCCCCTCGAGCTACCTGACGACGTTCCTCGACGCCATCGCCGGTCACGAGCCGACGACCGACCCCGCCGACCGGACCCGGGAGGTGATCGCGTGA
- the thiD gene encoding bifunctional hydroxymethylpyrimidine kinase/phosphomethylpyrimidine kinase, which yields MTSADPGPRAVPYALTIAASDSGGGAGIQADLKTMTRLGVYGGSVVVATTAQNTTGVRSTHLLPTEEVRAQYEAVVDDVDVGAIKTGMLATAAGVRTVRDCLRSFDGPVVVDPVMVATSGDRLLEADAVDAYRDLFAEATLVTPNADETAELVGERPDSVAARDRAAGRFFDWGADAVLFKGGHVDDGSGTVTDVLAVDGGEPESFAAERIDTEATHGSGCTLSSAIAAELARGASLSAAVARGIEFVRAGLRASALVGERGSVNHLAWHPEAE from the coding sequence ATGACGAGCGCCGACCCCGGCCCGCGGGCGGTCCCGTACGCGCTGACGATCGCCGCGAGCGACTCCGGCGGCGGGGCCGGTATCCAGGCCGACCTCAAGACGATGACCCGGCTCGGCGTGTACGGCGGCTCTGTCGTCGTCGCGACGACCGCACAGAACACGACGGGCGTTCGCTCGACGCACCTCCTGCCGACCGAGGAGGTGCGGGCGCAGTACGAGGCGGTCGTCGACGACGTGGACGTGGGGGCGATAAAGACGGGGATGCTCGCGACGGCGGCGGGCGTCCGGACCGTTCGCGACTGCCTTCGCTCGTTCGACGGCCCGGTCGTCGTCGACCCGGTGATGGTCGCCACGAGCGGCGACCGGCTCCTCGAGGCCGACGCGGTCGACGCCTACCGCGACCTGTTCGCCGAGGCGACGCTCGTGACGCCGAACGCCGACGAGACGGCCGAACTCGTCGGCGAGCGTCCCGACTCGGTCGCCGCGCGCGACCGCGCCGCCGGCCGGTTCTTCGACTGGGGCGCGGACGCGGTGTTATTTAAAGGCGGCCACGTCGACGACGGCTCCGGGACCGTCACCGACGTGCTCGCCGTCGACGGCGGCGAGCCGGAGTCGTTCGCCGCCGAGCGGATCGACACCGAGGCGACGCACGGGTCGGGCTGTACGCTTTCGAGCGCGATCGCCGCGGAACTCGCGCGGGGCGCGTCGCTGTCGGCGGCGGTAGCGCGAGGGATCGAGTTCGTTCGGGCCGGCCTTCGAGCGTCCGCGCTCGTCGGCGAACGCGGGAGCGTCAACCATCTCGCCTGGCATCCCGAAGCCGAGTAG
- a CDS encoding PQQ-binding-like beta-propeller repeat protein — translation MNVPVSRRGYLRMAGGVGAASLAGCSRPGNGGMGTERSAPSGVPMFRYNPARTGGPLGTTGPTDSVTEQWVVQTQSGIGYSLAVFDDTVYAGSNDGVVSALAASGDSERWSVEADGQIGWPPAVVDDTVYVGCGGGTICALAASDGTERWRFETGKQVAPAPAVVDGTVYVGGVGDGEGQLYALDATDGTERWSFEMGFNAYASPAVVDGTVYIGGKSAYALDAADGAEQWTHEFSYLDSATPAVTDGTVYLKHGKRTWALNAADGTERWSFEPEDPMETVWIGPPAVLDETVYVGGHNTVYALTADAGTERWSVEVADSVGSSPAVTDDAVYVGGNGGTVYALATSDGTEHWRFNASSWVSSVVVVDGTVYAGTADGAIHALTAE, via the coding sequence GTGAACGTCCCCGTATCACGACGCGGATACCTCCGGATGGCCGGCGGGGTCGGAGCAGCCAGTCTCGCTGGATGTTCACGCCCCGGCAACGGAGGGATGGGAACTGAGAGATCGGCTCCCTCCGGCGTCCCGATGTTCCGATACAATCCCGCCCGGACGGGGGGACCGCTGGGCACAACCGGGCCAACCGACTCAGTCACCGAACAGTGGGTCGTCCAAACGCAGAGTGGAATCGGGTATTCGCTTGCGGTCTTCGATGACACCGTTTACGCCGGGAGCAACGACGGGGTAGTCTCCGCTCTCGCTGCAAGTGGTGATTCTGAACGGTGGTCCGTCGAGGCCGACGGGCAGATCGGGTGGCCACCGGCGGTCGTCGACGACACCGTGTACGTCGGCTGTGGCGGCGGAACGATCTGTGCGCTGGCTGCCAGCGACGGGACCGAACGCTGGCGCTTCGAGACCGGCAAACAGGTGGCTCCGGCTCCGGCAGTAGTCGACGGCACCGTCTACGTCGGGGGCGTCGGGGACGGCGAGGGGCAGCTCTACGCGCTGGACGCCACCGACGGCACCGAGCGGTGGTCGTTCGAGATGGGGTTCAACGCGTACGCGTCGCCGGCGGTCGTCGACGGCACCGTTTATATTGGTGGGAAAAGCGCCTATGCGCTCGACGCCGCTGACGGCGCTGAACAGTGGACCCACGAGTTCAGCTATCTGGACAGCGCGACCCCGGCGGTGACCGACGGCACCGTCTACCTCAAACACGGCAAAAGAACCTGGGCACTGAACGCTGCCGACGGGACCGAACGGTGGTCGTTCGAACCGGAAGACCCCATGGAAACGGTCTGGATAGGACCGCCAGCGGTACTGGACGAGACTGTCTACGTCGGCGGTCACAACACCGTGTACGCCCTTACTGCGGACGCGGGTACCGAACGGTGGTCCGTCGAGGTAGCTGATAGCGTCGGGTCCTCGCCCGCGGTGACCGACGATGCGGTCTACGTCGGTGGGAACGGCGGCACGGTATACGCGCTGGCCACGAGCGACGGCACCGAACACTGGCGGTTTAACGCGAGTAGCTGGGTGTCGTCCGTGGTGGTCGTCGACGGGACCGTCTACGCTGGCACTGCCGACGGGGCTATCCACGCGCTAACCGCCGAGTGA
- the solA gene encoding N-methyl-L-tryptophan oxidase: MSKRDTGDEFDYDAVVVGVGGMGSAATHHLAARGVDVLGLERYDIPHAMGSSHGVTRIIRKAYHEHPDYVPLLDRAYELWDDLDAQHDRALLHTHGSLALGRPDSETVTGAEAACRRHDIDYERLAAAQINERFSGFDLPDEFVGIYQPEGGFLWSEQCIVAQVNATHREGGTIRARERVTEWEATDESVRVVTDRDTYTAEKLVVAAGAWAPNVLPELAAVLQPQRQVLGWFQPAEPANFHPESMPVYIIERDADDLYYGFPQFHIPGVKVGKHYHFGEDAAPDEMAREPRSDDEAALREWLADGLPTANGPPLSLSTCLYTNTPDKEFIVDHHPSHDNVVVACGFSGHGFKFASVVGEILADLAIDGETDHPIDRFAADRFSTHTS, encoded by the coding sequence ATGAGTAAACGGGACACAGGAGACGAGTTCGATTACGACGCCGTCGTCGTCGGCGTTGGCGGCATGGGAAGCGCCGCAACCCATCACCTCGCCGCGCGAGGGGTTGACGTCCTCGGACTCGAACGATACGACATCCCGCACGCGATGGGGTCGTCGCACGGCGTCACCCGAATCATCCGAAAAGCGTACCACGAGCATCCCGACTACGTCCCGCTGCTCGACCGGGCGTACGAACTCTGGGACGACCTCGACGCCCAACACGACCGAGCGTTGCTCCACACGCACGGGTCGCTCGCCCTCGGTCGGCCCGACTCGGAGACCGTCACCGGTGCCGAAGCGGCGTGCCGGCGCCACGACATCGACTACGAGCGGTTGGCTGCGGCCCAGATCAACGAGCGATTCTCGGGGTTCGACCTTCCGGACGAGTTCGTTGGCATCTACCAGCCTGAGGGCGGCTTCCTGTGGTCAGAGCAGTGTATCGTCGCGCAAGTCAACGCGACCCATCGCGAGGGCGGGACGATCCGCGCTCGCGAGCGGGTGACCGAGTGGGAAGCAACCGACGAGTCGGTGCGCGTCGTCACGGACCGAGACACCTACACGGCCGAAAAACTCGTCGTCGCCGCCGGGGCGTGGGCGCCGAACGTGCTGCCCGAACTCGCCGCCGTACTGCAGCCACAGCGGCAGGTTCTCGGCTGGTTCCAGCCCGCCGAGCCCGCGAACTTCCATCCCGAGTCGATGCCGGTCTACATCATCGAACGCGACGCGGACGACCTCTACTACGGCTTCCCGCAGTTCCACATACCGGGCGTGAAGGTCGGCAAACACTATCACTTCGGAGAGGACGCAGCCCCGGACGAGATGGCACGCGAGCCCCGGAGCGATGACGAAGCCGCCCTCCGAGAGTGGCTGGCAGACGGGCTACCGACGGCGAACGGGCCGCCGTTGTCGCTGTCGACCTGCCTCTACACGAACACGCCCGATAAGGAGTTCATCGTCGACCACCACCCCTCACACGACAACGTCGTCGTCGCCTGCGGGTTCAGCGGACACGGATTCAAGTTCGCGAGCGTCGTCGGCGAGATCCTCGCCGACTTAGCGATCGACGGCGAGACCGACCATCCGATCGATCGGTTCGCGGCCGACCGGTTCTCCACCCACACCTCGTGA
- a CDS encoding PD-(D/E)XK nuclease family protein: MPLPRAKSPRRLYREVRSCDRVITPDGPLASAINRQLDRSHLGPFAIPPRRLAAGRRQASEDRLAFLDIIAEEDIPWKRCAYAVGNILQCWEHQGSHEAIFEYDAYVDDATTRAVERIAQLDTASMRLTTETIDPTHDVVVVEPAMLTHLERSYLPAAYDTVSLFTDEAFSLPPFRIHESPTAIVKTVVDAISKETAETVGIVLDQRSEYSPLIESALESAEIPFFGGPGFTDRSEHRLFLQFLRTAYRGTDTRLTQIRSLLTALGCTVADRDANKRLHELETDDLAWLKGVCRDISAYTFGEALAAFERRTDTTLDAFEAELTTLGIADEPLTERRLDELAYYLQTYEVPVDRENEGVLLADAKSASYVGREVVFHLGLDEGWTHAAPRRPWVDHDAQFERNLNSFQLLVQSGNQQHYLVQDAAGGSPVTPSLYFEELFDADIDRFTDLPSTTHRTATTRADAAGFERRPTDVPAKPIETISKSSLNTYVNSPRDYYFSRVVDGPERSYLTEGTLLHDFAEFYATHPEAVDDAALTEIVELLSERVRPLVRAADEQTRRTEYRAALETIAAYLDANPPADGAFLTPSSGGENAIADHFEMAVDSPATERRFVDADRHIDGMIDLVESPSGLLDYKSGSKDTANAIVKNAASDDPTDTPDFQAPLYLTYWRSQTPDETLSFTFFYVTELVDDVITGDADLDEALTTVSYYPESPTEHVQRKAFFEHLREEGSGKCRKILSKIEYPTYAALFDAAPFVETTDSDELIESGFGQTMIDRLEAEIGDYKYVTTGSKQAMRSMADRQRSAFFESDLDAFESFVDAQLTDLNHRRTGAEPFPVAGPSGEPNYRRVDNRDLLLEGER, encoded by the coding sequence GTGCCACTTCCCCGTGCGAAATCGCCGCGCCGGCTCTATCGCGAGGTCCGCTCGTGCGACCGCGTGATAACCCCGGACGGCCCTCTCGCAAGCGCGATCAACCGACAGCTCGACCGTTCGCATCTCGGCCCCTTCGCCATCCCGCCACGCCGATTGGCCGCTGGCCGGCGGCAGGCCTCCGAGGACCGCCTCGCGTTTCTCGACATCATCGCCGAGGAGGACATCCCCTGGAAGCGCTGTGCGTACGCCGTCGGGAACATCCTCCAGTGCTGGGAGCATCAGGGGTCACACGAGGCGATCTTCGAGTACGACGCGTACGTCGACGACGCGACGACGCGCGCGGTGGAGCGCATCGCGCAGTTGGACACCGCCTCGATGAGGCTCACAACCGAGACGATCGACCCGACACACGACGTCGTCGTGGTCGAACCGGCGATGCTCACGCACCTCGAACGGTCGTACCTCCCTGCGGCGTACGACACGGTCAGCCTCTTCACCGACGAAGCGTTTTCGCTGCCGCCGTTCCGGATCCACGAGTCGCCGACGGCGATCGTCAAGACGGTCGTCGACGCGATCTCGAAGGAGACGGCCGAGACCGTCGGGATCGTCCTCGATCAGCGGAGCGAGTACTCACCACTCATCGAATCGGCGCTCGAATCGGCGGAGATTCCGTTTTTCGGCGGTCCCGGATTCACCGACCGGAGCGAGCACCGACTGTTTCTGCAGTTCCTCCGGACCGCGTATCGCGGCACCGACACCCGACTCACCCAGATTCGCTCGTTGCTCACGGCGCTCGGCTGTACGGTCGCGGATCGCGACGCGAACAAACGCCTCCACGAGCTCGAAACGGACGACCTCGCGTGGCTGAAAGGCGTCTGTCGCGACATCTCTGCGTACACCTTCGGCGAAGCGCTCGCGGCCTTCGAGCGCCGGACGGACACCACGCTCGACGCGTTCGAAGCGGAGCTCACGACGCTCGGCATCGCCGACGAGCCGCTCACCGAGCGCCGCCTCGACGAACTCGCGTACTACCTCCAGACGTACGAGGTGCCGGTCGACCGCGAGAACGAGGGCGTGTTGCTCGCCGACGCGAAGTCCGCGTCCTACGTCGGGCGGGAGGTCGTGTTCCACCTCGGACTCGACGAGGGGTGGACGCACGCGGCGCCCCGCCGCCCGTGGGTCGATCACGACGCCCAGTTCGAGCGAAACCTCAACAGCTTCCAACTGCTGGTTCAAAGCGGGAACCAGCAGCACTACCTCGTCCAGGACGCGGCCGGTGGGTCGCCGGTGACGCCGTCGCTGTACTTCGAAGAGCTGTTCGACGCAGACATCGACCGGTTCACAGACCTGCCGTCGACCACTCACCGGACGGCCACCACCCGAGCGGACGCGGCCGGGTTCGAGCGACGCCCCACGGACGTGCCCGCCAAACCGATCGAGACGATCAGCAAATCGAGTCTCAACACCTACGTCAACTCGCCTCGCGACTACTACTTCAGCCGGGTCGTGGACGGCCCCGAGAGATCGTATCTCACCGAGGGCACCCTGCTGCACGATTTCGCCGAGTTCTACGCGACACATCCCGAGGCCGTCGACGACGCGGCGCTCACGGAAATCGTGGAGCTGCTGAGCGAGCGCGTCCGGCCGCTCGTTCGCGCAGCCGACGAGCAGACGCGCCGCACTGAGTACCGCGCCGCCTTGGAGACGATCGCGGCGTATCTCGACGCGAACCCGCCCGCAGACGGCGCCTTCCTGACACCGTCGAGCGGGGGCGAAAACGCCATCGCCGACCACTTCGAGATGGCCGTCGACTCACCGGCCACCGAACGGCGATTCGTCGACGCGGACCGCCACATCGACGGGATGATCGACCTCGTCGAATCGCCCAGCGGCCTCCTCGATTACAAAAGCGGGAGCAAAGACACCGCGAACGCCATCGTGAAAAACGCCGCGAGCGACGACCCGACCGACACGCCCGACTTCCAAGCCCCGCTCTATCTCACCTACTGGCGCTCGCAGACGCCCGACGAGACGCTCTCGTTCACGTTCTTCTACGTGACCGAACTCGTCGACGACGTCATCACCGGTGACGCCGACCTCGACGAGGCGCTCACGACGGTCAGCTACTATCCGGAATCGCCGACGGAACACGTCCAACGAAAGGCGTTCTTCGAACACCTCCGCGAGGAGGGGTCGGGAAAGTGCCGCAAGATCCTCTCGAAGATAGAGTACCCGACGTACGCGGCGCTGTTCGATGCGGCGCCGTTCGTCGAAACGACCGACAGCGACGAACTCATCGAGTCGGGGTTCGGCCAGACGATGATCGACCGGCTCGAAGCCGAAATTGGCGACTACAAGTACGTGACGACGGGCAGCAAGCAGGCGATGCGCTCGATGGCGGACCGACAGCGGTCTGCCTTTTTCGAATCCGACCTCGACGCGTTCGAATCGTTCGTCGACGCGCAACTGACGGATCTCAATCACCGCCGCACCGGCGCCGAGCCGTTCCCCGTCGCCGGCCCGAGCGGCGAGCCGAACTACCGACGCGTGGACAATCGGGACTTGCTGTTGGAGGGCGAGCGATGA
- the thiE gene encoding thiamine phosphate synthase, which yields MSTYLVTQGDRSRGRETAAVVRAAIAGGVDAVQLREKHASAHDRYELGRELRSMTSEAGVPLLVNDRVDLAVALDADGVHLGDDDLPVATAREQLGADAIIGRSVSSPAAARRAEAAGADYLGVGAVFDTQTKDTREKESEIGVETVAAVADAVSVPIVGIGGITTENAARVAAAGADGVAVVTAITEADDPAAATRSLRDAVEAGHEVTAR from the coding sequence CTGTCGACGTATCTGGTGACGCAGGGGGATCGAAGCCGCGGCCGAGAGACCGCCGCCGTCGTCCGCGCGGCCATCGCCGGCGGCGTCGACGCCGTGCAACTGCGCGAGAAACACGCGAGCGCGCACGACCGCTACGAGCTGGGCCGGGAGCTTCGGTCGATGACGAGCGAGGCCGGCGTCCCCCTCCTCGTCAACGACCGGGTCGACCTCGCCGTCGCGCTCGACGCCGACGGCGTCCACCTCGGCGACGACGACCTCCCGGTCGCGACCGCCCGCGAGCAGCTCGGCGCGGACGCGATCATCGGGCGGTCGGTGTCGAGCCCGGCGGCCGCACGGCGAGCCGAGGCCGCCGGCGCCGACTACCTCGGCGTCGGCGCCGTGTTCGACACGCAGACGAAGGACACGCGCGAGAAGGAGTCGGAGATCGGCGTCGAGACCGTCGCGGCCGTCGCAGACGCGGTGTCCGTTCCGATCGTCGGCATCGGGGGGATCACGACCGAAAACGCCGCGCGCGTCGCCGCGGCCGGCGCCGACGGCGTCGCGGTCGTGACGGCGATCACCGAGGCCGACGACCCCGCGGCGGCGACCCGGTCGCTGCGCGACGCCGTCGAGGCGGGACACGAGGTGACCGCGCGATGA